In Sus scrofa isolate TJ Tabasco breed Duroc chromosome 14, Sscrofa11.1, whole genome shotgun sequence, the sequence TTTGATGAGGCCTCGCTCTGTACCAGGAGACAGTACAAAAGCACAAGACACAGTCCCTGTCAGGCTGAGGCTGTCATCTAAGTATTTCTCAGGAAATACACCACggctaaaaataaaatctggactTGGTTGCCAGTAATgcgaggaactttttttttttggctcaagcacgacatgtggaagttcctgggccagggattgaacccccatcacATAGGAACATTCTCTAAAGTCAAGATTTTACCCCACCTTTATCATGGTATGAAATTTCTTCCTAGTAACACCAACTTCACTGTTatcaataaataatttacttttgttAAAATTCACCTTTCATTCCCCTCCTCTGTAAtttgaataaagatttttttgaaaggggaaatttaaaatgttcGGTAATGGGAGGGCTTATGTACAGACCTGGTCAGCAGCCGCCTGGGCAAAGGAGCTCCAGACCATGGAGGGAAGCAGCGCATGTCCAGGCCGCTCTTGCTGCTATTCTGAGGACAACGTGAAGCAGCAGGAGGCCCTTGAGAGTGGATGGGGGACCAGCAAGCGTGTGAAGGTGAGGACGTGCTTCTGTAACCACGCAGGTTAAGACTTTGACCCTGCTGGCCCCGAAGAAGCAGGCTGCTGTTGGTGAGACGGTCTGTGGGAGCAGGGAGCTACGGAGCCTCAGAGCCGAGAGCAGCCAGAGGAAAGGGGGAGCTCGGTCCTACAGCTGCGAGGAGGCGACTTCTGCCAGGACCCTGAGGGTCCCAGCCAAACCTCAGCGGAGGCACAGGCCTGGGGAGAGGACCCAGCTCAGCGGTGCCAAGACCCCTGGCCCTAGAAACAAGAGGTAGTAAGTGCCACTAGTTGGTGGTGATCTGTTGCTCAGCGCAGAAAACAAATATAGACGGTGAAGGAAAAGACGGTGGGATGTAagactgaattttttctttcttctttcttttaagggctgcaagcgcagcatatgcaagtcccaggctaggcgtcgccCCGGGTCAAGTGCACGTTGAGGGCCCCCTGCGAGGGACCACCCAGCCAGGACGACGAGCACACCTGCCCCCCTGCGGTCCTTCCGCGCGGTCCCTCAGCCCCGGGCAACCGCAGATCTGCTTTCTGCTGCATGGGTCATTAACGTCCCCTATGATTGTATGTAAATGAAATCCTACGGTGTGGACTATTTCCATccgcttttgttgttgttgttgttgttcagcaGAACTACTTTGCAATTCGTCTATGTTGTTGAACACACAGTGGTTCATCCAGCACACGGACACACGGTAATCTGGGCGTCTGAGTTGCTTCCAGTGTTTGGCTATTACCaataaagttgctatgaacaCACACCTAACACTCGTTGCAAGGACATACTTTCATGTATCTCGGGTAGGTGTGCGTTTAACTTTTTGCCAACCCCCAACTTGTTTTCCAAGTGGTCGTGACAGCCCCATTCCCACCAgtcatgtggaagctcccagctcCTCAGCATCTTTGCCAAGCGGATGTTGGTCTTTTTAACTTTAGCTGTTATATTCAGtgtgcagtgtttttttttttttttttttttttttttggcccttttagggctgcacctgaggcatgtggaggttcccaggctagggatcgaatcagaggtgtagctgcggtcctacaccacagccatagcaacatgggatcagagccgagtttgcgacctacaccacagctcacagcaatgccagatccttaacccactgaatggggccagggattgaacctgcatcctcatgcttactagccagatttgtttctgctgagccatgacgggaactattatttttttaaaaaattttactttaggagtttctgttgtggctcagcagaaatgaatctgactagtaaccatgaggatgcaggttcgatccctggcctcactcagtgggttaaggatctggtgttgctgtggctgtggtggaggccagcagctatagctctgattcgacctctagcctgggaacctccatatgctgcaggtgcggccctagaaaagacaaattttttttttttacttaaaaatttgttattGGACTAtggttgagttacaatgttgtgttgacttcagtatacagcaaagtggttcaattatacatatgtttcaattccttttcagattctttcccccatAGGTGATTGTGAAATACTGAgggcagttccctgtgctctgcaccAGGTGCTTGTGGTTTATCTAGTTCATAGATGGCCGTTTGTAcccgttaatcccaaacttctaatttagcctccctccccctttcacAACCATCAGCTTGTTTCTTATGTCTGtggttctatttttgttttgtatgtaagttcatttgtatctgtttctttagattctacatataagtgatatcatataatgcttgtctttctctgacttacttcacttaatatgataatttctaggtccatccatgttgctgcacatggtattatttcattcttttttatggctgaatgatattctattgtatgtatatctcacatcttctttatccgtttaCCTGTCAGTGGTGTTGATATTGCAAAATATGTTGTTATTTAGAACATGATGATCAGTCACAATGATTGATTTTTGGAGGCTAAGACCCCCCACACTTGGTCATGATGGGTTATGCTATGTTGGGTCCTATGGGCTAAGATATGTTTAGAGTAGCTATATTCCTCAGAAATAGGGtctgtagctttctttttttgtacaaCCCCCCCCACTTTATTTCCTGTGCCCAAgccatgcagaaattcccagatcagggattgaacccatgccgcagcagcaggctgtggattcttaaccccctgctccACTGGAGAAGTCCCGTTTTTCATTCTGAatcaaggtaatgctggccttgtagaatgagttgGGAAATGGCCCCTTTGCTTCAGTTTTCTGGAGAATTTTGCgctttatttttctgtacatGTTTTGCAGATTCCACAAATGAAGCCATTTCTCCTCAAGTTTTTTTGTCGTATGGGAAAGCTTTTATTTGCAAATTTAACAGATTTAGGGCTATTTAGATGACCTGTTTCTTCTTAAGTGGACTTTGGTAGTTTGTGTTTTCAAGCAAGTTGTTTATTTAATCTAAGTTGTTAATTTGTTGCTATGAATCTATCGTACTTTCTGATCTTTTTAAGCTCTGTGGAATCTCTGGTGATACCATCGCTCTCCATCTTGAtacaggtgttcccgtcgtggctcagccgtaaccggtctgactagcatccctgaggatgcagatttgatccctggcctcgctcagtgggttacatggctagtgggatctggtgttgccatgagctgtggtgtaggttgcagatgtggctctgatttgaccccagcctggaacctccataggccatgggtgtggccctaaaaagacaaacaaacaaacaaacaaacaaacaaaaaaacagaatcttggtgttcctgtcgtggcgcagtggttaacgaatctgactaggaaccatgaggttgcgggttccatccctggccttgctcagtgggtgaaggatccggcgttgccgtgagcggtggtgtgggtcgcacacgtggcttggatcccacattgctgtggctgtggtgtaggctggcagctgtagctccgattcgacccctagcctgggaacccacatatgccacaggtgcggccctaaaaagacaaaaggcagaaaaaaaaaaaaaaaaggagaatccTGATATTTGtaatttgtgtcttatttttccTGATTAGCTTGACTAGAGAAACATCAATTTTATCGATAATTTCAAAGAACCGCTTTTGGTTTCActgagttttctctctttttttctgtgttccatttcatttcacagattttttttcgcCCTGACTTTTATTATTGCCtttatttggcttattttttGGCTTGATTTATTATTACATTTCTAGAGTCCTAATATGGAAGCTGATACTattgatttaaaaactttcttcttttctaacttAGGTGTTTGATGCTCTAAATTTCCCTCTATGTACTGCTTTAGTAGGATTCCGCAGTTTTTACatgttgtgtttttatatttatttaaaaacgtTTTCTTATTTCCCTTTAGACTTCTTCTTTCACGAGTAGGTTATTTAGAAGTGTATCGTTCCCCAGTATTTGGAGATTTTCCGGATATCTTactctttcattgatttttgttttaattctctgGTGACCAGAAACATGCTTTGTATTACTATTACcttttaacaatgatttttattttctccaccatggctggtttaccgtgttctctcaattttctactgcgcAGCGAGGTGACCAGTCACACCTGCatgaacacattcttttttctcacttgatCAGGCTCCAGCCtgggtgactagatatagttcccagtgctatgctttgtattattattattattattattattattattgtctttttgccttttctagggccgcttccacggcacaaggagattcccaggctaggggtcgaatgggagctgtagccaccggcctacgccagagccacagcaacacgggatccgagccgcgtctgcgacccacaccacagctcacggcagcgccggatccttcacccactgagcaaggccagggatggaacccgcaacctcatggttcctagtcggattcgttaaccactgggccatgacgggaactcctatgctttgtattatttttaattctttaaaacgGGAGACTTATTTTACGGCCTAGGCTAAGGGCCGATCTTGGTAAGCACCCCCGTGCCCTTGGGAAGAATGCGTATTCTGCAGTGGCGTGGAGGGGGCCCTCCAAGGGCCGCTGCGGCCAAGTCAGAGGGTGTTCAGCCCGCTCTGCCCTCCCCGCTCTGTCGCTCTCCCTCCTTGGGTCCCGTGAATTCAGAGTTTTTCTGTCTGACACTGGCTGTCGCCCGTGGTCCTTCATTTCTTCACACGCCTGGGTATTTCCGGTTTTGTGCTGAAGACTGGATGTGAAGCATTATTTGAGGGAATCCTTGGTGCTTATTCTGCTCTCTTCCTCTGAGAGGGATGTTTCGCAGGCTTTTGCTTCTTCCAGACACGTGGTGGTGCTAGTTGTGTAGAATCCTGAGACTCCAACTTCAGCGTCTGCAGGGGATGCTCTGATCGATAGCTCGCAGCTGTCCTGGGCCGGGGAGCTGGGTCTGGTCCGCTCACCCGCATTCCcggggcagcccctccccaggcaggGTGTGCGTTTCCAGGGTCCCCTGCTGATGGGGCCTGCAGGGTCTCAGCCGCCCCAAGGCCCGAGCCTGGGCCCACATGCTGGGCACCGGTGATGTCTGCCCCTCAGCCTGGCACTGCCTCCCTGACTCTTGTCCCCTTTGCTGCTGTAAGATGAGAACACGATTCACTTCGCTTATCCGATGTCCTCCAGGAAAGGGCTCATCTGAAGTGCTCGGGTCTCCAGCCTGGCTCTGGAGCTCTCCCCGTTTCCTGAGTCTCTGGAACTCTTGCTTAGATGTCGGCGCCCCGGGCCAACCCCCTGACCCTAAAACGTGGGTGACATCCATTTTCATGTCCCTTTTTGATGTTTGTCGCCGGGTGTTCGGATGATTTCTTCCGTTCGCTGCCCATCCGCACGGGCTTTTACTTCTGCATCACCCTCCCGTTTGCAGGGTGTTCTTGCTCACCTTCGCTGAGTCTCCCTTTCCTTCCGCTTCTGTTAATGTCTGCTGTTGCCAGGATGCGCTCGTGCCCTCGGGGATGTCCACGGGGCTCTTCTCCCTTGGAGCTCTGCCTCCTCCGACTCCCTCTCGTTCCTTGGCTTCGCTCCGTCTTTCCTGCGAGAGGCTCTCGTCAGCTGTCTGGTGACCCTTGGCTCTCAGCCCCCGGCGGAGTCCGAAATGCCGACTGTGCCCAGGAAGGGCTGTTGGGCTGAAGCGCCCCACTGTCTGTGTCCTTGGTTCTGGGCCCTCCCGGGATGCCCAGGTCCCTCAGAGAAGTTCGTCCAAGCCCCGTCTAGAAGGGCCCAgtgtgcagggctgggggctcGCTGCCTCCACGTCCTCCGATAGCTGGACCACATCCTGGTCCCAGGCCCCTGTCTCTGGAGTTccgggtggtggtggtgggggggtcaGGCTGGGCTTTGCCACCTTTTGCAACCCCCCATCTTCAACCCCACTAGCATCTCACTTTCAGAGGTACCTGGAGCCGTGGCCAAACCTGAGCCTGGAGCTGGTAAACCCCTGGCTGCCTGCCTCCACTTCAGGCCCTGCTCTGCCAAGCCCACCTCTTTTTTCTGGTTCTGAAGTGTTGTCGTTACCGTGGGGGCCTCATTACCCTCACTCTGGCGGGATTTGAAGTGGGAGTATGCTGTGTTCAACCCACGGTCTTTACCTGGAAGCCGGTCTTCTCAGGGAcgtgggaggaaggaagacggAGGAGGCCTTGGGGAAGGGCGGTGGTCCCAGGCAGAGGGCGGCGCCTTCGGTGAGCACTGGCCCAGGGAAGCTCTGCCAGGGGTGTCCTGCCTGGTGGAGTGGGCACCGggcaccccctcccctggccctgcaGGCCTAGGGCGCCCTGGCCTCCGGCCTCTGCTCTGacaagcaggggtgggggcgagCACACAGGCCCCCTCCTCTGCTGAAAGGAGGAGCCACTGGAAACACACGTGATTCCAAAGTCCCAGAAAAGGGGAGACGGGGCATCAGCCGAGGCAGGCGGCTCTGGCCGGGCTGAGGCGGGGCTGCCTGGACCTGAAGCTCCTTACTCCGTTTCCCCAGCAGCTGCTGGGAGAATACCAGCCTCCGCCCCCCGGGTGGGGGCGTCCTCCCTGCAGTGGCCTCCAGCTCCCAGAGGGCCCTGACCATCCAAGGGCCACCTTCATCCTGCCCACGACCCGGGGTGGTGGGAGGAGGTGTGGccccagtgggggaggggcatgaaCACATGGACACAGCAGATGGACAGACACACGTGGGGACAGTGCTGGGAACTGGGGTGGTTTGAAAGGGGGGCTCCTCTCTGTACAAGTCCCGCTTGGAGACAAGCTGGTGGGAGGGGTCAGGGCCGAGGGGCCTGCCTTTCTCAAGAGGGGAcctggggacagggctgggctCCGACAggatagggagggagggagcgcaGAGAGGGGACACGGGCTGAGAGTGGTTACTATTGGATCACAGGGTCCTGATAAAGATTTGCGAATTTATCTTCTGGACAATAGGAGTTTGATGAGGATCATgagtgagggggaggggacaagggtggtggtggggggtcaCCATGGGGCGAAGTGCgagagaggcaggggaggggccagggcctgGGCGAGGGGTGGAGGGTGGTGCTTCCCACCTGGAGGAGGGTGTCGTCACCAGTGGGCGTGGCCGGGGCGGAGTCGGGACTCCAGAGACCCCAGCAGGGGCAGTCGGGGGGCTTAGAGCTGTGGGTTTGGAGCCCAGAGGAGGGTCCTGCGGCGGGAGGCGCTGGGATGGGAGCTTAGGCCGAGATAGGTCCCCCCCCAGGTGTGGCCTGGAGAGGGCGGACGCAGAGAGGCCGGGAGGCGCTGCTTGCAGCTCTGGACCGTCCAGGAGGGAGACTCCCGCCGGGGTCCTGGGCTCAGAATTGCGAGGACTTCGCAGCCTCAACAAGCTGGTTTGAGGGCTGCGGCCACCACCCGCGAGGTGTCCTGCTCCTCAGCTGACACCGCCCAGGTTCCCCGCTCCTCATTCACGCCTGAGCCGAGGTCTGCatggcccccaccctgccctccggTCTCTGAGCTCGTTCGCATCCGTTCGCAGGGCCAGCTGGACAGAGGGTGCACAGGGGGCCTcccgccctcccccagccctcccccagcgCCCTCTCCTCCACTTCCCCCAACCCAGTTTCCCCCCGACCCCGGCCCCCCCGCCGATGTCCAGCGGGCTGTTGACAGATTCGTTGGAGACCCTTCAGTCCTCCCTTCGCGTGGTTCTCGCAGTGGCTCTGCCTTGAGTCTCGGACCCGCTCCCGCATCCTGCCTGCCTGCGCGTTTTCTGACGGCTGCGTCTGGCCTCTTGCGTTCTCactgtgtctttttctctctcccgtTCCTGACTTTGCAGACCTGTTATATCCTAGTGACCCCTTCTCTCCGGAGTCCTAGGAgactgcaccccctcccccgcccccactaGGGTCTCCTCCCTCCTGTCCCTGCTGTTCCCCGGCAGGGCCCTCCCCTTTCACTGGATGGGCATCGCCACACTCTTCAGAGCATCCGTGCCCCAGGTGTGTAAGCCAGGTGTGAGTTCCCTGACCCACCTGGCCTCTGCGAGGCTGAGGAGCACCGGGCACGCATCCCTTGCTTATTAATTAAATGACAAATTGGTTACCCAgtatcttcattcttttaaaaatgaccgCTTTATACAAGTTGGCCTTGGAAGTCTGCCCGTTTTGAAAGAGGGACAGGGCCATCATTTCAGATGTACAAGCTCCTCTCATGGGACATCTGTTCCACTGCAGCGGCTGCGGTGGCAGCTGAGCGGCCGGACAGTGGGATCCTGGAGCCCCTGCAGCGCTGGGGCAGTCAGTGCCAGGTCGCCCCACAAGAGGCCCTCAGATTAGCTCGCCCACAGTCCTGGCCACAGGGGCGAAGTGTGGGCTTTCCCCCCCAACCCGCCAGCATGGAGGCTCTGTTCCCAGTCGCCCTTTCCTGCGGATGGCAGAGAGACCATCCCTCCGAAAAGCCCTCAGGCCACCCAGCACCGCCTCCCCCTGTAGAGGACAGCGGCTTGGACGGAGCTGCCCCCACTCCCCCCTCACACCTCGGTCCCCACATGCTCACCCTCTGAAATGCCCTGGTTGGGGGTCATCGGTCAGCACAGGGCCGGTCAGCCGCAGAGCTGGTGCACGGGTGCCGAGCGGGGGGAGCATAAGAGAGGGGTCCAGGGGTGGGTCCCGGGGGTGGTCCTGGGGACGGGCGGGAGCTGGCCCACAGCGCATCCCAGGAGGAGGTGCCCAGGGCCCCGGCCGCCCTCTGCCCCGCCCTGTGCAGGGCCGCCTTGACCTCCCGGTTCCGCAGGCAgtagatgatggggttgagcAGGGGCGTGAGCACCGTGTAGACCACGGACACCAGCTTGTGGAGGTCGAAGGAGCTGACGGCGCGAGGCCGGGCGTAGATGAAGAGGGAGGCCGAGTAGAAGATGAGCACCACGGCCAGGTGCGAGgcgcaggtggagaaggccttgcgGCGGCCGGCGGTGGAGGGGATGCCCAGCACGGCGCTGATGATGGCGCAGTAGGAGGAGACGGTGAGCAGCAGGGGCCCCAGCAGGATGAGCAGTGCCAGGAGGAAGTCCACGAGCTCTGCCAGGGACATGTCGGAGCAGGCCAGGTTCAGCAGGGGGGACACGTCGCAGAAGAAGTGGTTCACGACATTGGGGCCGCAGTAGCCCAGGCGCGAGATGAAGAAGACCTTTCCCATGGAGACGGTGAAGCCCGAGAGCCAGGAACCTGTGGCCAAGAGGCTGCAGAGGCTGGGGCTCATGACGGCCGGGTAGCGCAGGGGAcggcagatggccacgtagcggtcataggccatgacgCCCAGGAGCGTGCACTCGGTGCAGGCCAGCGCCAGGAAGAAGTATAGCTGCGCCATGCAGCCTGCGAAGGAGATGCGGCGGAATTCGGGCGCCGCCAGGCTGAGCAGCATCTTGGGCACCGTGACGGAGACGTACCCCACCTCCAGGAAGGACAGGTTGCCCAGGAAGATGTACATGGGCTTGTGCAGCAGGGGGCTGGTGCAGATCACGGCCGCGATGAGCAGGTTCTCGGTGACGGTCAGCAGGTAGGCCAGCAGGAACAGCCCCAGCAGGCCCCCGTGGAGGCCCCGCGAGCCCGGGAAGCCCCCCAGGATGAACTCGGTCACCTCTGAGGAGTTGGTGCCTGGAGACATGGTGTGCTGGCCCTGCCTGGGGACACAGGTGGCAGGTTAGACGCAGGGGCTGTGTTGGCTGAGCTCCCCACGAGGAGGGGTCCTGACCCTCGTCTGCCCCCCTCAGtgctgcccagggcctggccacgGCACCACGAGTTTCCCACTGGGCGCTGGGTGGCAGGAGAGCAGATGTGGG encodes:
- the LOC100154128 gene encoding olfactory receptor 6B1-like — its product is MSPGTNSSEVTEFILGGFPGSRGLHGGLLGLFLLAYLLTVTENLLIAAVICTSPLLHKPMYIFLGNLSFLEVGYVSVTVPKMLLSLAAPEFRRISFAGCMAQLYFFLALACTECTLLGVMAYDRYVAICRPLRYPAVMSPSLCSLLATGSWLSGFTVSMGKVFFISRLGYCGPNVVNHFFCDVSPLLNLACSDMSLAELVDFLLALLILLGPLLLTVSSYCAIISAVLGIPSTAGRRKAFSTCASHLAVVLIFYSASLFIYARPRAVSSFDLHKLVSVVYTVLTPLLNPIIYCLRNREVKAALHRAGQRAAGALGTSSWDALWASSRPSPGPPPGPTPGPLSYAPPARHPCTSSAADRPCADR